The following coding sequences are from one Formosa haliotis window:
- a CDS encoding polysaccharide pyruvyl transferase family protein, with translation MKLIYYKSDNGNFGDDLNVWLWPQLFGDHFFDTDSDCAFFGVGSILIANSKFIDEANTFKHKVIFGTGVRSVNESVVLNDSWEVMFLRGPYSSLKLMGDLDHYIADAAYCLALLPKYNSYLATPKAYKISFIPYFKSLDKVNWQKICDMLGWHLISPTHLSVEEFILEVAASESVISEAMHGTILADVLRVPWKRCRFYAHVYEGEKVSEWKWNDWLLSIGFSENTFIDATLKPKKGFKNLLKPMLKFKDLKKVCRRLEHHDTIDFRLSSPETLNKIVAALEVKTSMLKTKLKF, from the coding sequence ATGAAATTAATTTATTATAAATCGGATAATGGAAATTTTGGAGATGATTTAAATGTTTGGTTGTGGCCACAGCTTTTTGGAGACCATTTTTTTGATACAGATTCCGACTGTGCGTTTTTTGGTGTAGGCTCTATTTTAATTGCAAATTCTAAATTTATTGATGAGGCAAATACCTTTAAACATAAAGTAATTTTTGGTACAGGTGTGCGTTCTGTTAACGAGTCTGTTGTTTTAAACGATTCTTGGGAGGTTATGTTTTTAAGAGGCCCTTATAGTTCTTTAAAATTGATGGGCGATTTAGATCATTATATAGCCGATGCCGCATATTGTTTGGCCTTGTTGCCTAAATATAATAGTTATTTGGCAACTCCAAAAGCCTATAAAATTAGTTTTATTCCGTATTTTAAATCCTTAGATAAAGTTAATTGGCAAAAGATTTGCGATATGTTAGGATGGCATTTAATTTCGCCAACACATTTATCGGTAGAAGAGTTTATTCTAGAAGTCGCGGCTAGTGAATCTGTGATTAGCGAAGCCATGCATGGCACAATTTTAGCTGATGTGTTACGGGTGCCATGGAAACGATGCCGGTTTTATGCTCATGTTTATGAAGGTGAAAAAGTATCAGAATGGAAATGGAATGATTGGCTTTTATCCATCGGGTTTTCTGAAAATACGTTTATTGATGCTACTTTAAAACCTAAAAAAGGATTTAAAAATTTGCTAAAACCAATGTTGAAATTTAAAGATTTAAAAAAAGTTTGCAGGCGGTTAGAACATCATGATACCATCGATTTTAGATTGTCTTCTCCCGAAACTTTAAATAAAATTGTAGCGGCTTTAGAGGTAAAGACAAGCATGTTAAAAACCAAATTGAAATTTTAA
- a CDS encoding ABC transporter ATP-binding protein: protein MADILTINNLTKKFGSLTAVNNLSFTIKKGNVYGILGPNGSGKSTTLGIVLNVVNKTSGDFSWFNGSLSTHNALKKVGAIIERPNFYPYMTAYQNLKLVCKIKEIDYSKIDEKLNIVGLLDRKHGKFQTYSLGMKQRLAIASALLNDPEILILDEPTNGLDPQGIHQIREIIKQIAQNGTTILLASHLLDEVEKVCSHVVVLRKGVKLYSGRVDEMISSHGYFELKADDNTALRNFLETHDAFGKITEDHSILKVFLNEPLEALEFNKLMFEKGIVLSHLVKRKQSLEEQFLQLTDKQ from the coding sequence TTGGCAGACATACTTACAATTAATAATCTCACAAAAAAATTCGGATCCCTTACTGCAGTAAACAATTTGTCCTTCACCATTAAAAAAGGGAATGTGTACGGCATTTTAGGACCTAACGGAAGTGGAAAATCTACAACTTTAGGTATTGTTTTAAATGTAGTTAACAAAACATCTGGCGATTTTAGTTGGTTTAACGGCAGCTTATCTACCCACAATGCTTTAAAAAAAGTTGGTGCAATTATAGAACGCCCAAACTTTTATCCGTACATGACGGCTTATCAGAATTTAAAACTAGTTTGTAAAATTAAAGAAATTGATTACAGCAAAATTGATGAAAAATTAAATATTGTTGGCCTTTTAGACAGAAAACACGGCAAGTTTCAGACCTATTCTTTAGGTATGAAACAGCGCTTAGCCATTGCATCTGCCCTATTAAACGATCCTGAAATTTTAATTTTAGACGAACCTACAAACGGGTTAGATCCGCAAGGAATTCATCAAATTAGAGAAATAATTAAACAAATTGCACAAAACGGAACTACCATTTTACTGGCTTCGCATTTATTAGATGAAGTTGAAAAAGTATGCTCGCATGTGGTCGTTTTAAGAAAGGGTGTAAAATTATATTCTGGTCGTGTAGACGAAATGATTTCGAGTCACGGTTATTTTGAATTGAAAGCTGATGATAATACAGCCTTACGTAACTTCTTAGAAACCCATGATGCTTTTGGTAAAATAACTGAAGACCATTCTATTTTAAAAGTTTTTTTAAACGAACCTTTAGAAGCTCTAGAATTTAACAAACTTATGTTCGAGAAAGGCATCGTATTATCGCATTTGGTAAAACGGAAACAAAGTTTAGAAGAGCAATTTTTACAATTAACCGACAAGCAATAA
- a CDS encoding DUF5672 family protein, whose amino-acid sequence MKICVVIPVYKSAITKNEAIALKQCLRVLNTFDTYFCEPESIDTTTIRKEAAQIKVEKFNNDFFKGILGYNKLMLSSEFYNRFKNYDYILIHQLDAYVFKNELKAWCNKDYDYIGSPWLSSKPNILKNIKHNLMSEKKKEREQIFFKVGNGGLSIRKVSSFIDIIENHQDVIQEHLNLPTDDFRLMEDVFWSLKAPFLNKMFRIPDYKEAVYFSIDRRPKIGFTLTNNTLPFGCHGFTKKHVVDFWKTKINGIDELNA is encoded by the coding sequence ATGAAAATTTGTGTGGTTATACCTGTTTATAAAAGTGCTATTACAAAAAACGAAGCTATTGCCTTAAAGCAATGTCTTAGGGTTTTAAATACCTTCGACACTTACTTTTGTGAACCCGAAAGCATCGATACTACGACTATCAGAAAAGAGGCAGCACAGATTAAAGTAGAAAAATTTAATAACGATTTTTTTAAAGGTATACTTGGGTATAATAAATTAATGTTATCGTCGGAGTTTTATAATCGTTTTAAAAATTACGACTATATATTAATACATCAATTAGATGCTTATGTCTTTAAAAATGAATTAAAAGCTTGGTGTAATAAAGACTACGATTATATAGGGTCGCCATGGTTGTCTAGCAAACCAAATATTCTAAAAAATATTAAGCACAATTTAATGTCTGAAAAGAAGAAGGAACGGGAGCAAATATTTTTTAAAGTAGGCAATGGGGGATTATCTATACGTAAAGTGTCATCATTTATTGATATTATTGAAAACCACCAAGATGTGATACAGGAACATTTAAATTTGCCAACCGACGATTTCCGATTAATGGAAGATGTGTTTTGGTCGCTAAAAGCACCATTTTTAAATAAAATGTTTAGAATACCAGATTATAAGGAAGCCGTTTATTTTTCTATAGATAGAAGACCTAAAATAGGGTTTACGTTAACCAATAACACCTTACCATTTGGTTGCCATGGGTTTACTAAAAAGCATGTCGTTGATTTTTGGAAAACTAAAATTAATGGCATAGATGAACTAAATGCGTAA
- a CDS encoding ABC transporter permease: MFRLLNLELQKLLLNRASKVLIFISFILPFTVLILSSIKLNFFGLFTLELGELGIFNFPIIWHITTFFASQFKFFFAIVVVSMIGNEYSNKTIKQNLIDGLSKKEFILSKFYTIVFFSLIATILIGLATFGIGMYYSSYTETSIIFRETSFLLAYFVKLVGFFSLCLCLAMLVKRSAFALGALFVLYIVEWIAFGVMAWQINPDIAEKIQGFFPLKSMYNLIKQPFQRVMITKFPDKTEMMYDYAVHSSDVLIVLVWTGIFIFLSYRLLENRDL; the protein is encoded by the coding sequence ATGTTTCGACTATTAAATTTAGAATTACAAAAACTTCTTTTAAATCGTGCTAGTAAAGTACTGATTTTTATCTCTTTCATTTTACCTTTTACGGTTTTAATATTATCATCTATAAAATTAAATTTCTTTGGCTTGTTTACTTTAGAATTAGGCGAATTGGGCATATTTAATTTTCCAATAATATGGCATATCACCACATTTTTTGCATCGCAATTTAAATTCTTCTTTGCCATTGTTGTAGTAAGTATGATTGGTAACGAATACAGCAATAAAACTATAAAACAGAATTTAATAGATGGGTTAAGCAAAAAAGAATTCATCTTATCTAAATTTTACACCATAGTTTTCTTCTCTTTAATAGCAACAATCCTTATTGGGTTAGCAACATTTGGTATAGGAATGTATTATTCGAGCTACACCGAAACCAGTATCATTTTTAGAGAAACTAGCTTTTTACTTGCCTACTTTGTAAAACTGGTCGGTTTTTTTAGTCTGTGTTTATGCTTGGCGATGTTGGTTAAACGCTCTGCATTTGCCCTAGGAGCACTTTTTGTTTTGTATATCGTAGAATGGATTGCTTTCGGGGTAATGGCTTGGCAAATAAATCCCGATATCGCTGAAAAGATTCAAGGTTTCTTTCCTCTTAAATCTATGTATAACCTAATAAAACAGCCATTTCAAAGAGTAATGATAACCAAATTTCCGGATAAAACCGAAATGATGTACGATTATGCAGTGCATAGTTCCGATGTACTAATCGTTTTAGTTTGGACCGGGATTTTTATATTTTTATCGTACCGATTATTAGAAAACAGAGATTTGTAA
- a CDS encoding polysaccharide pyruvyl transferase family protein, translating to MSISEFLKRNLSTFSRAQHKKRTLNSILAAPQYEHNVVNIYRKDENNIGDFYCAPHLYFDELKNKSLDIFDYKSSNPEVREHFIQSVNNNALIIGGGGLLKRSSFKQQLKTFETLAKRGKKSVLWGIGHNDKNKSNFGKTVPYEIDTSAFGLVGVRDYNRAESFVPCVSCMHPIFDQHYSNSQEIGLVFHKNSIKNKSLLKTLSHYPYTCNTKDLDNMISFIGASETVVTDSYHAMYWAMLLEKKIIVIPNSTKFFNFKYKPEFSTFNEFETRVKKAPRYTGLLEECRALNIQFSNRVFNYLNL from the coding sequence ATGAGTATATCCGAATTCTTAAAAAGAAACTTGTCTACTTTTAGTCGAGCTCAACACAAGAAACGGACATTAAATTCCATATTGGCAGCACCACAATATGAACATAATGTTGTAAATATTTATAGAAAAGACGAAAACAATATTGGCGATTTTTACTGTGCTCCGCATTTATATTTTGATGAACTAAAAAATAAATCTCTAGATATTTTCGATTATAAAAGTAGTAATCCAGAAGTTCGAGAGCATTTTATTCAATCGGTTAACAATAATGCATTAATTATTGGTGGCGGCGGTTTATTAAAACGAAGCAGTTTTAAACAACAACTAAAAACCTTTGAAACTCTAGCCAAAAGAGGAAAAAAATCGGTGCTATGGGGAATCGGCCATAATGATAAAAACAAATCTAACTTTGGAAAAACGGTACCCTACGAAATAGACACCTCTGCATTTGGTTTAGTTGGTGTTCGAGATTATAACAGAGCAGAATCTTTTGTGCCTTGCGTAAGTTGTATGCATCCTATTTTTGACCAACACTACTCAAATTCTCAGGAAATAGGATTGGTTTTTCATAAAAACAGCATAAAAAACAAATCATTATTAAAGACCTTATCTCACTACCCTTACACTTGTAATACGAAAGATTTAGATAATATGATATCTTTTATAGGAGCTTCCGAGACTGTAGTTACAGACAGTTATCACGCCATGTATTGGGCTATGCTTCTCGAGAAAAAAATTATTGTTATACCTAATTCTACTAAATTTTTCAATTTTAAATATAAACCCGAATTTTCAACATTTAATGAGTTTGAAACTCGGGTAAAAAAAGCCCCAAGATATACAGGCCTTTTAGAAGAATGTAGAGCTTTAAACATACAATTTTCTAATCGGGTGTTTAACTATCTAAACCTGTAG
- a CDS encoding L-threonylcarbamoyladenylate synthase has protein sequence MQQQLTQALQTLKNGGLILYPTDTVWGIGCDASNEEAVKKIFKLKQREDSKALICLVADDRMLKKYVKKIPEAAFSIFDIEDSPITIIYDEPQNLAPNLIADDNTIAIRIPDHDFCFQLLRRFNGAIVSTSANISGEPTPKSFKEIAPDILKGVDYVVNLQHEKKNAKPSSIIKLSNNGVVKVIRE, from the coding sequence TTGCAACAACAATTAACACAAGCGCTACAAACCCTTAAAAACGGTGGCCTAATTCTTTACCCAACAGATACGGTTTGGGGAATTGGTTGCGATGCTAGCAACGAAGAGGCCGTAAAAAAAATTTTTAAACTTAAACAACGCGAAGACAGTAAAGCCTTGATATGCTTGGTTGCCGACGATAGGATGCTAAAAAAGTATGTAAAAAAAATTCCTGAAGCCGCGTTTAGTATTTTCGATATAGAAGATTCGCCCATTACAATTATTTACGACGAACCACAAAATCTAGCTCCAAATTTAATTGCAGACGATAATACCATCGCGATACGTATTCCAGACCACGATTTCTGTTTTCAGTTATTACGCAGATTTAATGGCGCCATCGTATCGACCTCTGCCAATATTAGCGGAGAACCCACGCCAAAATCATTTAAAGAAATAGCACCCGATATTTTAAAAGGTGTAGACTATGTCGTAAATTTGCAGCACGAAAAAAAGAACGCAAAACCATCGTCAATTATTAAGTTAAGTAACAATGGCGTTGTAAAAGTTATACGAGAGTAA
- a CDS encoding glycosyltransferase family 4 protein, with protein MFKKIKHQFRLQTLKKKLQSQKRFLDSSVWSKSGPSILIIDGNIPEYNKDSGSRRLLELMKILLKEGYNVYLMADLKEYKYKSDYISFYKNMGVHVYEPSLDAQGELITRNAFLTLLAPHLDVVWLHRPETFNTYYKLVKSITEKALLVYDMVDFHYLRNLREWELNKEEKLKVKAEKYLKLELENCQNADKIVVISDKDKVALSEYYKDTSKMVTLGNVHEFLPKGKDFVPFAERSELLFVGGFGHKPNIDAVIWLNQEIMPIVWESLPDLKINIVGSHPPQDLLDLNSEKFKVIGFVDDISSYYKTAKLFVAPLRFGAGVKGKIGQSFEYSLPVITTDVGAEGFNFSPFKQDMVGNSAAHIAQLIIQIVIEEGLWTNISAKSEQFIAPYSLKTIETQLKTIVS; from the coding sequence GTGTTTAAGAAAATAAAACATCAATTCAGATTACAGACTCTAAAAAAGAAACTTCAATCTCAGAAACGTTTTTTAGATTCGAGTGTTTGGTCTAAATCTGGGCCAAGTATATTGATTATAGACGGGAATATTCCAGAATATAATAAAGATTCGGGCTCTCGTCGTTTATTAGAGTTAATGAAAATCTTACTCAAAGAAGGCTACAATGTGTATTTAATGGCCGACTTAAAGGAATATAAATACAAATCTGATTATATTTCATTTTATAAAAATATGGGGGTGCACGTATACGAACCTAGTTTGGATGCGCAGGGTGAGTTGATTACCCGAAACGCCTTTTTAACTTTATTAGCACCACATTTAGATGTTGTTTGGTTACACCGGCCAGAAACGTTTAATACCTATTATAAGCTTGTAAAATCGATTACTGAAAAGGCCTTGTTGGTTTACGATATGGTAGATTTCCATTATTTACGAAACCTGCGTGAATGGGAATTAAATAAAGAGGAGAAACTAAAAGTTAAAGCTGAAAAATATCTGAAATTAGAACTCGAAAATTGCCAGAATGCAGATAAAATAGTAGTCATTTCAGATAAAGATAAAGTCGCTTTGTCCGAATATTATAAAGACACTTCTAAAATGGTAACCTTGGGGAATGTTCATGAATTTCTTCCTAAAGGGAAAGACTTTGTGCCTTTTGCTGAAAGATCGGAACTGTTGTTTGTAGGCGGTTTTGGACATAAACCTAATATCGATGCGGTAATATGGTTAAACCAGGAGATTATGCCCATCGTTTGGGAAAGTCTACCAGATTTAAAAATAAATATTGTAGGGAGCCATCCGCCACAAGACCTATTGGATTTGAATTCGGAAAAATTCAAGGTTATAGGATTTGTAGACGATATTTCGAGCTATTATAAAACAGCGAAATTATTTGTTGCACCACTGCGATTTGGGGCAGGGGTGAAAGGTAAAATTGGTCAGAGTTTTGAGTATAGTTTACCCGTAATTACAACCGATGTTGGAGCAGAAGGTTTTAACTTTTCTCCATTTAAACAAGACATGGTTGGTAATTCTGCAGCACACATCGCACAACTTATTATTCAAATAGTAATTGAAGAAGGTTTATGGACAAATATAAGTGCGAAATCGGAACAGTTTATAGCACCCTATTCGCTAAAAACCATAGAAACACAATTAAAAACCATAGTCTCATAG
- a CDS encoding IS1096 element passenger TnpR family protein, producing the protein MIFRFRVILDNDTEEDVFRDLEIRRTDTLEDLHNSITQAFGFDGAEMASFYLSDDQWNQGEEFSLFDLSDGLDAVSLMNETALDGILSEQQTKLIYVYDFFNMWTFFVELAEIVDEVEGVDYPNLMFVHGQIPDDAPEKTFEADDDDFDDFDEFDDDLDLEDYDGLDFDENWN; encoded by the coding sequence ATGATTTTTAGATTTAGAGTTATCTTAGACAACGACACAGAAGAGGATGTTTTTCGCGATTTAGAAATTCGACGAACAGATACCTTAGAAGATTTACACAATTCCATTACTCAAGCTTTTGGTTTTGATGGTGCTGAAATGGCATCGTTTTATTTGAGTGATGACCAATGGAATCAAGGTGAAGAGTTTTCTTTATTCGACTTAAGCGACGGACTTGACGCTGTAAGTTTAATGAACGAAACGGCTCTTGATGGTATTTTAAGCGAACAGCAAACAAAACTAATCTATGTATACGACTTCTTTAATATGTGGACGTTCTTCGTGGAGCTTGCCGAAATTGTTGACGAAGTTGAAGGCGTAGATTACCCAAACCTCATGTTTGTTCATGGCCAAATCCCAGATGATGCTCCAGAAAAAACATTTGAAGCCGACGATGATGACTTCGACGACTTCGATGAATTTGATGACGATTTAGATTTGGAAGACTATGATGGTTTAGATTTTGACGAAAACTGGAACTAG
- a CDS encoding glycosyltransferase domain-containing protein — protein MSHRIIVYTAIFGKYGGLIPQRHVKGVDLVCFTDQNITSKHWTIKRVEAPIPNDNTRSNRYYKLLPHKCLSKAYDVSIYIDANIWVLKDIRPLVNEYLETAKMACFDHNQNFADKRDCIYDEYEAILIKGEKEGFFRDDPEVMKRQIDRFRKEGYPEHNGLITGSVLIRKHFDPEIIQVMESWWHMVLNSSKRDQLSFNYTAWKLGFTSFKYIPGDVRTGNSWFCTISHRKNYRFKMFKIKFKKFLRFDS, from the coding sequence ATGAGTCACCGTATTATTGTTTATACAGCAATATTTGGTAAGTATGGCGGACTAATACCTCAGAGACATGTTAAGGGTGTAGATTTGGTGTGTTTTACCGATCAAAATATAACTTCTAAACATTGGACAATTAAACGTGTAGAGGCTCCAATACCAAACGATAATACGCGAAGCAACAGGTATTATAAACTGTTACCTCATAAGTGTCTTTCTAAAGCATACGATGTTAGCATATATATTGATGCTAATATTTGGGTTTTAAAAGATATAAGACCTTTGGTAAATGAGTACTTAGAAACGGCAAAAATGGCGTGTTTCGATCATAATCAGAATTTTGCAGATAAGCGTGATTGTATTTACGATGAGTATGAAGCTATTTTAATTAAAGGTGAAAAAGAAGGGTTTTTTAGAGACGATCCAGAAGTCATGAAACGCCAAATTGATCGATTTAGAAAAGAAGGTTACCCAGAACATAACGGATTAATTACGGGTTCTGTATTAATACGAAAACATTTCGATCCAGAAATTATTCAGGTTATGGAATCTTGGTGGCACATGGTTTTAAATAGCAGCAAACGCGATCAATTAAGTTTTAATTACACCGCATGGAAATTGGGTTTTACTAGTTTTAAATATATTCCAGGAGACGTGCGTACAGGTAATTCTTGGTTTTGTACCATTTCTCATAGAAAAAATTATCGTTTTAAAATGTTCAAGATTAAGTTTAAAAAATTCCTTAGATTTGATTCATAG
- a CDS encoding CCA tRNA nucleotidyltransferase: MNYKEALQNPIFKIISQSAKELQLDSYVIGGFVRDFILKRGSAKDIDIVAIGSGIALAKQVAKNLPNKPKVQVFKTYGTAMLRYKDIEIEFVGARKESYNEDSRNPVVEDGTLEDDQNRRDFTINALALDLNANRFGDLLDPFGGIQDLVHKIIRTPLNPDITYSDDPLRMMRAIRFATQLNFKIEDESLQAITRNNTRLKIITKERIIVELNKILESKVPSIGFLLLEKTGLLEFILPELTALKGIDEVEGQRHKDNFYHTLEVVDNIAENTDNLWLRWAALLHDIGKAPTKRFSKKVGWTFHGHEFEGSKMAYHLFKRLKLPLNDKMKFVQKMIFMSSRPIVLAQDIVTDSAVRRLVFDAGDAVEDLMTLCEADITTKNPKKFKKYHNNFKIVRDKIVEVEARDHVRNFQPPISGEEIMAAFNLKPSKEIGLIKDAIKEAILEGDIPNEHEAAFNLMLKEGERLGLKAAK, from the coding sequence ATGAATTACAAAGAAGCATTACAGAACCCTATTTTTAAAATCATTTCGCAATCGGCAAAAGAACTTCAATTAGATAGTTATGTTATTGGTGGTTTTGTTAGAGATTTTATCCTGAAACGTGGTTCTGCCAAAGATATCGATATTGTTGCTATTGGTAGTGGTATTGCACTAGCCAAACAAGTTGCTAAAAACCTACCTAACAAACCTAAAGTTCAAGTTTTTAAAACCTATGGCACGGCCATGTTGCGTTATAAAGACATTGAAATTGAATTTGTTGGCGCAAGAAAAGAATCTTATAATGAAGATAGTAGAAATCCTGTAGTTGAAGATGGTACGCTTGAAGACGACCAAAACCGACGAGATTTTACTATAAATGCTTTGGCTCTCGATTTAAACGCAAATCGTTTTGGCGATTTATTAGATCCCTTTGGTGGCATTCAAGATTTAGTGCACAAAATAATTCGTACGCCATTAAATCCTGATATTACCTATAGCGATGACCCCTTACGTATGATGCGTGCTATACGTTTTGCGACGCAACTCAATTTTAAAATTGAAGACGAGTCTTTACAAGCTATTACAAGAAATAATACACGTTTAAAAATTATTACCAAAGAGCGTATTATTGTTGAACTCAATAAAATTCTTGAAAGTAAAGTGCCATCTATCGGATTTCTATTACTTGAAAAAACAGGGCTTTTAGAATTTATTTTACCAGAATTAACCGCCTTAAAGGGTATAGACGAAGTTGAAGGACAACGCCATAAAGACAATTTTTACCACACCTTAGAAGTGGTAGATAATATTGCCGAAAACACCGATAATCTATGGTTACGTTGGGCCGCGCTGCTACATGATATAGGAAAAGCTCCAACTAAAAGATTTAGTAAAAAAGTGGGTTGGACATTTCACGGGCATGAATTTGAAGGTTCTAAAATGGCCTATCATTTGTTTAAACGACTAAAATTACCACTGAATGATAAAATGAAATTTGTTCAGAAAATGATATTTATGAGCTCTCGCCCAATCGTCTTAGCTCAGGATATTGTTACCGATTCTGCCGTACGCCGTCTCGTTTTCGATGCTGGTGATGCTGTAGAAGATTTAATGACCTTATGTGAAGCTGATATTACAACCAAGAATCCGAAAAAATTCAAAAAATATCATAACAATTTTAAAATTGTTAGAGATAAAATTGTTGAAGTAGAAGCTCGCGATCATGTTAGAAATTTCCAACCTCCAATTTCGGGAGAAGAAATCATGGCGGCATTCAATTTAAAACCTTCAAAAGAAATAGGACTTATTAAAGACGCTATAAAAGAAGCCATTTTAGAAGGCGATATCCCTAACGAACACGAGGCAGCATTCAACTTAATGCTTAAAGAAGGCGAGCGTTTAGGGTTGAAAGCAGCAAAGTAG
- a CDS encoding COX15/CtaA family protein, translating to MKTKDNKNVIYWLFTGCFLIFVMVIIGGITRLTDSGLSISNYKLITGTIPPIGDAEWQKAFELYQQHPEFKHYNSHFNIDDFKSIYFWEWLHRLIGRLIGLVFLIPFAYFLITKQLTKPTIKKCIVLLGLGAFQGFLGWYMVKSGLVDMPDVSHFRLAAHLTAAFLTFAATLWVALDLIYPSKKLINKKYRNLIIVTYVVLLIQIIYGAFIAGLKAGLIHNHWPLMNDGQFMHDTVLVLKPLYINFLENPSGIQFVHRILAFVVATLIGLLWFKSKKIDLTKPQSYAIQSLVILTVVQFALGVFTLILHVPLWLGVLHQVGAFFLLTAMTFMLHRFSK from the coding sequence ATGAAAACTAAAGACAATAAAAATGTCATCTATTGGCTATTCACCGGATGTTTTTTAATTTTTGTAATGGTAATAATTGGTGGTATTACACGCCTTACCGATTCTGGCCTTTCAATTTCAAATTACAAACTTATTACCGGAACCATCCCCCCAATTGGAGATGCCGAATGGCAAAAAGCTTTTGAATTATACCAACAGCACCCAGAATTTAAACATTATAATTCGCATTTTAATATAGACGATTTTAAAAGTATTTACTTTTGGGAATGGTTGCACCGCCTTATAGGTCGCCTTATTGGTTTAGTCTTTTTAATTCCGTTTGCATATTTTTTAATTACAAAACAGCTTACTAAACCAACTATAAAAAAATGTATAGTGCTTTTAGGACTTGGTGCGTTTCAAGGATTTTTAGGTTGGTATATGGTGAAAAGTGGTTTGGTAGACATGCCAGATGTTAGCCATTTTAGATTAGCGGCTCATTTAACTGCTGCCTTTTTAACTTTTGCTGCCACGCTATGGGTGGCCTTAGATTTAATATACCCGTCTAAAAAACTCATAAATAAAAAATACAGAAACCTCATTATAGTGACTTATGTGGTGCTTTTAATTCAGATTATTTATGGGGCATTTATTGCTGGTTTAAAAGCTGGACTAATACATAACCACTGGCCTTTAATGAACGATGGCCAATTTATGCACGACACCGTTCTTGTTTTAAAACCACTTTACATTAACTTTTTAGAAAACCCGAGTGGGATTCAATTTGTACATCGTATACTAGCTTTTGTGGTTGCTACACTTATTGGTTTATTGTGGTTTAAATCTAAAAAAATAGACCTTACAAAACCTCAAAGCTATGCCATTCAATCGCTCGTAATATTAACTGTCGTTCAATTTGCATTAGGCGTTTTTACCTTAATTTTACACGTCCCTTTATGGTTAGGAGTTTTACATCAAGTAGGTGCATTTTTCTTATTAACAGCTATGACATTTATGTTGCATCGCTTTAGCAAATAA